CATTACCAGTTCTTGCCGATAGCTAATTCATAAACCATTTGTAGCAGGAACGCTATATTATTAGAACAATCCCATTTTCATGTAGTCAGCTTCATCTTTCGGAAAATGGTCATTTTCTGACCAACCCTCTTCCTTGAGATCGGTGATGATATGCTGTTTTGCTGCTATGCCGGCATCATCACCGAATAATTCTATAACCTCTTTTATGCCTGCACTGTGATGCCTTATTTTACGGTGTCTCATGCCATATTCTTTACTACCGGCAAACTCGTCAAGCCAAAGATGTACTTCTTCGTATTCTTTACCGAATAGCCTTATTGATTCTTCACAATGATGTTTAAAGGATGCCATATGATATACCATGTGTCATTTCTGCCGGTATGTCAATATAGTCAGTCTGAAAAAGAATTATTCATGGCAATGCCGTTGAAAATAAGAGAATATATTTCAATGGTTTTATCGGCAAGATTTGCTTATACCATTTCGCCATCAACCATTAAATAATAGCCCAATGAAACCCTACTAAGCTGCGGATTGTTTGGGCGGATTCCATAATTGTCTTCAAGATAATCTCTAATCTCTTTTCAAGCGCTCCCAGCGTTGACCATATACAATTTCTCAAATAGTTTTCCCGTATATATTCCCAGAGATGCTCTACAGGGTTTAATTCCGGCGAATAGGACGGTTGATAGAGGATACGAATATTTTCGTACTCGCCCAAATCCTTGCTTTGGTGCCATGCCGCCTTATCCATCACCATAATTACCCTGTATTCCTTAAAATACTCTGAACATTCTTTAAGGAAGATTTTCATTGCATCAGTGTCGGCATAGGGAAGAATAAGAGAAAAGGATTCACCGTCATGAGGGCATACAGTGCTGAATATATGGGTGTATTCTCTTACAATGTGGACAGGTACTGCCGGTCTTAATCCTTTTGGCGCCCAGCAATGAGCAGGGTCAGATATTCTTCCGAACCGGCCTTCGTCCTGGAATAATAGCTTTACCGGCCTTGCATCTTCTTTGATGAACCTCTCCTGGGCGGCTGCCACCAGCTCCGGAAGTTTTTTTTAAATTCTTCCTGCTTCTCTTTATCAGCTTTATGGTGTTGGGGGCGGGGCATTACTTTCCGCCATCCCTGTCTATGCAGGATGTCATAGAGGTAATCTTTCGATACGCTTTTACCGACTTTTTCCTCTATTTGTGTTTTAATTGCAAAGGCAGTGATGATCCTCCCTTTTTCCGCTATTGACAGGATTTGCTCCAGAAATGCTTTTTCTTCATCTACTGAGAGAAATCCGAACCGCCTCCCGCCACGAGGGCGCAATATAAAGCCTTCAGGGCCTTCATGATTATACAGGTGGACCCATTGATGGACAGTCCCCGGTGTAGTACCGACATATTCGGCAACAACATCCGTATGCAGTCCTTTAGCTGTAAGTAAAATACATTGCCATCGTTGAAACTGCCCCCGATCTTTAGATGCCTTCATTCTCTTTTTCAGTTCTTCCTGATCTAAGTGGTCCATCAATCTTGTCGGTTTCATCATGCCCTCCTTCGTTGATGTATTTGAAGGAGAATATCATATTAATTTAGTGATTGAAAGCGAAATGGTATTACCTTACAGTAATGGTTTTAAAATAGCAAGACAGTTTGATGCTTCTGAAAATGACAGTTCTTGCCGATATCTTTCAAAAAAGTTGGTTCCCTTCATAAATATATACCTGTGGTAATTATTATAACTATATTATTAGCGGCAGAAATCCCAAAGGCCATGGGGTTTCTAAACTTAGGTGTGCTGCTCTCCCATTATAGCCGTTTGATCCACGTGGGAGACATGAGTTCAGCCCCATTTGCTTCAGTATCCTGCTTCTCATATATAATGATGGAGGTGCCCCGCTTCCGATAAGAAAACAGGGGGAGGGGCAGGATATCTTTTACCCATAGGATATTTGGTGTGAAATTGACGTTGATCTTCGTTGATCTGACTTTTTAGGATAATCTCTTCATCTCTTTTTCGTTGTTGTTGACGGAAAGAGATTTCTCACATACCCCCACACTTCTTGTTATGAGAGGCGGGGGAGTTTTTACCGCAATGAGCTTGAATGAAGTACGTTTTGTTCCTTCACTCTCCCACTGTTCCTGATTAAGACTGCCTGATACGACAACACGGTTGCCTTTTTTGAGATGCTGTTCAACGATCTCAGCGAGTTTTTGGAAAGATGCTACTTTAATCCATCCTGTCTTTTTACCTGATTTGAATGCAAGATTGAAAGATGCTTTCATGACCCCTGATGTCAATCAGTGGACACCAAATATCTTCATGCCGACGTCTTTTTCTCATAAAATAGCCTGTCATATTTCTGTGGACTAACACTCTTACTGTATTTTGTCCTGAGAAACCTATTTTTTGTCTGTAATCTTCTGTTCGAATTTTTCCCAAAATGCCGAATCAGAAGTCCGCCAGTATGCTCCCCATTGTTTCACAAAAACACCCTCAATAAGCTTTAGAACTCGTCTCCAGGCATGGCCGTATTCGTACGTCAGGACATCTTCAAGAAAAGGAACTACTGATCCAAGCCTTTCTTTTGGCAAATATGCCCGAGCTCCTATCTCAATCGATTGCTTGAATGATTCAGGCGATAAGGCATGAGCAGTGAGCATTACTGTGGGGACCGGATATGGACCGGAGGCGGCTAAGCGCAGAAGATCAAATCCGCGAACACCCATGATGTCCAGAACGGCTAGATCATACGTCCAAGACACTAGAAGTTCGGAAGCCTTCTCATAGGATGTGGCCGTATCTATCTGGCATTGAGGGGCATCCAACAGGATTTCTGCCTTAAGCACTTCAAGTATATCCGGTTCATCATCTACTGCAAGAATTCTTTTATTATTTAGAATTGACTCTTTCACAATATTCCTCCTCTTCCTGTCGAAGAAATGGATCAGGCTTTCTGTTTATCATAAGGGGCAACGTAACCAATAAAAACCGTTGCCGGATAGAAGCCTGCTACCTACTATTGGTTTTTATATCATTAAATAAGAATGCAGGCTGGAAAATCACGAATATTGGGAAAAGGCACTGAAGAATTTCCCTTCTGTCGCTCTCTGTTTTTAGCATCCTCTTTATTGTACCCTGAAAGAGGTCAAACCTTCACAAAATATTCTCATGTCGGCAGGGCCTCTTTCAG
This sequence is a window from Pseudomonadota bacterium. Protein-coding genes within it:
- a CDS encoding response regulator; translation: MKESILNNKRILAVDDEPDILEVLKAEILLDAPQCQIDTATSYEKASELLVSWTYDLAVLDIMGVRGFDLLRLAASGPYPVPTVMLTAHALSPESFKQSIEIGARAYLPKERLGSVVPFLEDVLTYEYGHAWRRVLKLIEGVFVKQWGAYWRTSDSAFWEKFEQKITDKK
- a CDS encoding single-stranded DNA-binding protein yields the protein MKASFNLAFKSGKKTGWIKVASFQKLAEIVEQHLKKGNRVVVSGSLNQEQWESEGTKRTSFKLIAVKTPPPLITRSVGVCEKSLSVNNNEKEMKRLS
- a CDS encoding winged helix-turn-helix domain-containing protein; the protein is MMKPTRLMDHLDQEELKKRMKASKDRGQFQRWQCILLTAKGLHTDVVAEYVGTTPGTVHQWVHLYNHEGPEGFILRPRGGRRFGFLSVDEEKAFLEQILSIAEKGRIITAFAIKTQIEEKVGKSVSKDYLYDILHRQGWRKVMPRPQHHKADKEKQEEFKKNFRSWWQPPRRGSSKKMQGR
- a CDS encoding IS630 family transposase — its product is MAAAQERFIKEDARPVKLLFQDEGRFGRISDPAHCWAPKGLRPAVPVHIVREYTHIFSTVCPHDGESFSLILPYADTDAMKIFLKECSEYFKEYRVIMVMDKAAWHQSKDLGEYENIRILYQPSYSPELNPVEHLWEYIRENYLRNCIWSTLGALEKRLEIILKTIMESAQTIRSLVGFHWAII